GGAAAACCATCCCGCATATCCGCAACCCTTCTAGAGCAATcttccacaaagaaaaagccatCCACAAAAAGCTTGCTCTCTTCCAATGACCTGTAGAGCACTTTGTATTTACAGTTTCCAATTGCATTCTGTCCAGCTTCTGGCAAGAACTTTTGTTCAAAAATTTGAAACTGTTGTGGGGTCATATCTTTCAGGATGCTACGCTTGTCTTCCGTCTCTCCGAGTCTTCGGAGGTAGTTCAAATGTTTTGTGACCACACAAAAGACTctaggaaagagaagtgaaaccAAAGCCCTTGTTTCAAGCGAGTAGGCTCCGACCTTACCGTATACGCTTTCACTATGTTTCTCAACCATCAGTGTTGCAACAGTTGAAAACAGCGTACAGAGTATCATATTCCCAATGGCAACTGATAGAGGTCTACAGTGGTATGATTCGAGGTCGTCATATCTGCCCCCCTCCCGTACAATCTTCACTAAACTGTGAACcactttttcacttttccacgtaaaatatttttccagAATCGTTTCAtactcttctttcttctcattttctAGGCTTCTTAGGTAATCACTGATATCCTGCAGCCGGTTGGTGTAACTTTGCTCGCTGAAAACATAACGAGGCAGCGGCCCCACAACGTCAACACGTCTCTCCACTAACCTCCACTCATCCTCTAGTTCTTCCTTAACCTTCGCACGAGCATTTTCATCGAGAGTCGTATAGTTGGGAAATAGGGACAATTTCTTCCAGGCCACAAACGCCTTAATGTCACGTACGTCATCGCAGTTTAAAATCACATTCCAACTGAAATAGTCCTTCTCCCAATGTTTATAATAGTATGTATCCGGAGTGTTGAGTGTAGTTATTCCCCACCCAAGATATTGGGTCTCATAAGGCGGAGTCTCATCAGGTCCATCAGtatcaaaaataatatgccctcttttttttaacgcATTTCTTTAATAACATTAGTGACGTCTTTTCTCTTGTACAATAcaaccctcccttcctcattCCCCTTCTTGTTGTATATAAGGTAGGCGTCCACATCCGTGAAATACACAACGacatcaagcattccttcatggaagtgaagtagggaatgaagtaaaaatgatccaactcCACATGATTTTCCAGTCCCTGGAATACCAATGAcaatgtgtgttggtggtgtgctCTCTGTCTTTTGCACCCACCATgcatttaatttttgttgtattatataccacacacgcatcatttcacgacggatgtAGACATTATTGTCCATTATACCACTTTCATCATTGATACCTAATTGAAACGTAGCTGATGGCCAACCCATCTTTGATGTAAGGACAAAGATCTCCAGGCCAGTGGGTCTCTCCTCAAGTTCCGCATCAACTTCACAATGTTCAGGAGTTATATcaacttcttcttccgtcCATATGTGTTGTGGTCTTCCAAAgaataccttcataccgaGTGGCTCTTGATTATAACctgacatcacataactccactTCGCATAATACAGAGACTCAtataactcctcttcacgagatttcctttttccagtTACCGATGGATTCTGCATCTGTCGTCCACCTCGTTCCTGCACTTCACCTTGTGCACGATTAAACCGTTCGTTAAACACATTCTGAGTATTTCTCAtattgccgttgttttgaaTCATTCCTATCtcaaaataataactttAAATAGGTAATATTGTGTTACTTTCtgcacatatgtgtgtgtgtgttaaatcaaatagtaaaatgaagggaatgatGTGTACACACTATCAagcaacacatatatacagttCATGAATATCATAAACTAACCGAACAAATTATAACCCCTCCTTACAGTTAAACCCCTTCACAACCCCTTGCTTATATTGAATAGTGATGTTCAATCAATTAAATATTCTGTATGAAAGCATGAGTAATAAGATTTTTAGATATGAGAGATAACAAACACGAAATCCTAAGTGAAGAATACTACTatttcatataatataatatgtatgcatatagTATAATATGTCATACTTTttgaaataataaacaatagTATTAATAATGAGATAAACAGAATTTACAATAATAGATTATGCATTGCACACGTAATAATGAGGACAACGTATGTCACAAAGGTTCTTAATTATAACATCGAAAGAACATTAACTCAAAGCATCAGCATATACTGCACATACAAACTGTTATTCATTATAACATCTTGGCTCCATCTCACAGCATAGACGACAATGTTTGAGTGTAAACCGTAACATACAAAACCCAACACAAATATCTTCTGTACTGTTAAATATTGGGATGGTATCTCATCTCATTATTAAACACTTTCAACATTATCTTGTTGTCTCCTTGTTTGGGAACTCTCATCTGTGACACTAAGGAATATGTGAAGATACTAagatcatttatttttttatttcctagTTGCATTTGCAATTGTTCACATATTCTTTCagtacacgcaaaaaaattgaaagtttAAGGAAAATTGAATTATGAgaataaggaaacaaaggataAATTTTCtgtgaacaataaaatattatataatattttaaatCTTCTGCAGTGATTCACCACATgtggaaaatatatgcaATAGTTACATAACACTGACAACACTGaataaaggaatatattCAATATAGTCAATATAGTCAATATATTTAATGCAAATATTACATGGAATATAAGAAGTGTAAGGAATCAaaggaatataaaaaataaaatgtaatGGAGAATGATGGAAACTGAAGATACATCTATGTGAGCATAGCGTTGTGTGAGTAGAAATCATGTGCATATTTTATCTTAATCTTTCCCTATATTGTACTCACTCACTCGTAAAATTTAATCATGG
This sequence is a window from Trypanosoma brucei gambiense DAL972 chromosome 7, complete sequence. Protein-coding genes within it:
- a CDS encoding retrotransposon hot spot (RHS) protein pseudogene, putative; amino-acid sequence: MIQNNGNMRNTQNVFNERFNRAQGEVQERGGRQMQNPSVTGKRKSREEELYESLYYAKWSYVMSGYNQEPLGMKVFFGRPQHIWTEEEVDITPEHCEVDAELEERPTGLEIFVLTSKMGWPSATFQLGINDESGIMDNNVYIRREMMRVWYIIQQKLNAWWVQKTESTPPTHIVIGIPGTGKSCGVGSFLLHSLLHFHEGMLDVVVYFTDVDAYLIYNKKGNEEGRVVLYKRKDVTNVIKEMRIFDTDGPDETPPYETQYLGWGITTLNTPDTYYYKHWEKDYFSWNVILNCDDVRDIKAFVAWKKLSLFPNYTTLDENARAKVKEELEDEWRLVERRVDVVGPLPRYVFSEQSYTNRLQDISDYLRSLENEKKEEYETILEKYFTWKSEKVVHSLVKIVREGGRYDDLESYHCRPLSVAIGNMILCTLFSTVATLMVEKHSESVYGKVGAYSLETRALVSLLFPRVFCVVTKHLNYLRRLGETEDKRSILKDMTPQQFQIFEQKFLPEAGQNAIGNCKYKVLYRSLEESKLFVDGFFFVEDCSRRVADMRDGFPQLGVASKTIVLIQITDNYRKEASVSELQEFMTNIARYFSDWDTFSRNMAWEMIYVNAIYGGVIKTRQRCVNNNTADAEQQTEETQVFWDGIDQYQITFDNKIQKELIIAYHEERKYRDAPAFTRKRGHE